The following are encoded in a window of Novosphingobium sp. THN1 genomic DNA:
- a CDS encoding SDR family oxidoreductase, giving the protein MAGTTREFQGKTAFITGGVNGIGFGIARAFAMAGMSLVLTYRKEQDREDAARWLADNALPPARYVQLDVTDRARFAEVAAEVGKIHVLVNNAGVSVFGPTDEATYADYDWIMGVNFGGVVNGLVSFLPGMKAHGEGGHVVNVASMAAYLSGPQAGIYTASKFAVRGLTESLRYNLAPHGIGVSLMCPGLTRTNAWTSALKRPEGFADSGFAPADAAELEQFGTAFDLGMDPLEVGQKTLQGMIENRGLILTHGEFAEDFEEIYRTSLDALPKEAVPEGRLHIERLRRAANKAAAKGQQIALSDLI; this is encoded by the coding sequence ATGGCTGGCACGACGCGCGAATTTCAGGGAAAGACCGCCTTCATCACCGGCGGCGTGAACGGCATCGGCTTCGGCATCGCCCGCGCCTTCGCCATGGCCGGGATGAGCCTCGTCCTCACCTACCGCAAGGAGCAGGATCGCGAGGACGCCGCCCGCTGGCTGGCTGACAACGCCCTGCCACCGGCGCGCTACGTCCAGCTCGACGTTACCGACCGCGCTCGCTTTGCCGAAGTCGCAGCCGAGGTCGGCAAGATCCATGTCCTCGTCAACAATGCCGGCGTCAGCGTGTTCGGGCCGACCGACGAGGCGACCTATGCCGATTACGATTGGATCATGGGCGTCAACTTCGGCGGCGTGGTCAACGGCCTCGTCTCGTTCCTGCCGGGCATGAAGGCCCATGGCGAGGGCGGCCATGTCGTCAACGTCGCGTCGATGGCGGCCTACCTGTCGGGCCCGCAGGCCGGCATCTACACCGCCAGCAAGTTCGCCGTGCGCGGGCTGACCGAGAGCCTGCGCTACAACCTTGCGCCGCATGGGATCGGCGTGTCGCTGATGTGCCCCGGCCTGACCCGCACCAATGCCTGGACCAGCGCGCTCAAGCGGCCCGAAGGCTTTGCCGACAGCGGCTTCGCGCCTGCCGACGCGGCGGAACTCGAACAGTTCGGCACCGCCTTCGACCTCGGCATGGACCCGCTCGAGGTCGGCCAGAAAACGCTGCAGGGCATGATCGAGAACCGCGGCCTGATCCTCACCCACGGCGAATTCGCCGAGGACTTCGAGGAGATCTACCGCACCTCGCTCGACGCTCTGCCCAAGGAAGCCGTCCCCGAAGGCCGCCTCCATATCGAACGCCTGCGCCGCGCTGCCAACAAGGCGGCAGCCAAAGGGCAACAGATCGCTCTATCGGACCTCATCTGA
- a CDS encoding YdcF family protein: protein MTKRGIFRRLLALLIIAWALGFIWFAVFLPRPVVEPVRTDGIVALTGGGGRIPHALKVLERGRASKLLVSGVDREVRPREFAAEYKVPDRLMLCCIVLGYDAVDTRSNAVETTRWVKENRLRSVRLVTTDWHMRRAAFDLAAEAPTSLIIVEDAVASKPSFRILFIEYNKYVARLVVWLGAKAIGW, encoded by the coding sequence GTGACGAAGCGGGGCATCTTCCGCAGGCTGCTGGCTCTGCTCATCATCGCCTGGGCGCTGGGCTTCATCTGGTTTGCCGTATTCCTGCCTCGCCCGGTGGTCGAGCCGGTCCGCACCGACGGCATCGTCGCGCTCACCGGCGGGGGCGGGCGCATCCCTCACGCCCTCAAGGTGCTGGAGCGCGGTCGCGCCAGCAAGCTGCTGGTGTCGGGCGTGGACCGTGAAGTGCGCCCGCGGGAATTCGCCGCCGAATACAAGGTGCCCGATCGCCTGATGCTGTGCTGCATCGTGCTCGGCTACGATGCGGTCGATACCCGCTCCAATGCGGTCGAGACGACGCGCTGGGTCAAGGAAAACAGGCTGCGTTCGGTCCGCCTCGTCACGACCGACTGGCACATGCGCCGCGCCGCCTTCGACCTTGCGGCCGAAGCGCCGACCAGCCTCATAATCGTCGAAGATGCGGTGGCCTCCAAGCCCAGCTTCCGCATTCTGTTCATCGAATACAACAAGTACGTTGCGCGCCTGGTCGTCTGGCTCGGAGCGAAAGCGATCGGTTGGTGA
- a CDS encoding lysophospholipid acyltransferase family protein, whose protein sequence is MILRDLLSIPRSLLFYIAFYVGSVFFVLASLALMSIWRDGFRTVVRGWAGWHRLCARVLLGIRVELENPVFKPGVLYAIRHEAFFEAIDMPWLFRLPVVFAKAELMSIPGWGKAGARYGLISVEREAGARALRTMLTEARRLIAEGRPLIIFPEGTRVPHGTRRDLQAGFAGIYKLLGLPVIPVAVDSGPLYHRTWKRPGTIRYRFAEEIPPGLKREEIEARVEAAINALNA, encoded by the coding sequence GTGATCTTGCGCGATTTGCTCTCCATTCCCCGCAGCCTGCTGTTCTACATCGCCTTCTATGTCGGCTCGGTGTTCTTCGTGCTCGCCTCGCTCGCGCTCATGTCGATCTGGCGCGATGGCTTTCGCACCGTCGTGCGTGGCTGGGCAGGCTGGCACAGGCTCTGCGCGCGGGTCCTGCTCGGCATCCGCGTCGAGCTCGAAAACCCGGTGTTCAAGCCCGGCGTGCTTTACGCCATCCGCCATGAAGCCTTCTTCGAAGCGATCGACATGCCCTGGCTGTTCCGCCTGCCCGTGGTCTTCGCCAAGGCCGAACTGATGAGCATTCCGGGCTGGGGCAAGGCCGGGGCGCGTTACGGCCTGATCTCGGTCGAGCGTGAGGCGGGCGCACGCGCCCTGCGCACCATGCTCACCGAGGCCCGCCGCCTGATTGCCGAAGGGCGCCCGCTTATCATCTTCCCCGAAGGCACCCGCGTGCCGCACGGGACACGGCGCGATCTGCAGGCAGGCTTTGCCGGGATCTACAAGCTGCTCGGCCTGCCGGTGATCCCGGTCGCGGTCGATAGCGGCCCGCTCTATCACCGCACCTGGAAGCGCCCCGGCACGATCCGCTATCGCTTCGCCGAGGAAATCCCTCCCGGTCTCAAGCGCGAGGAGATCGAAGCCCGCGTCGAAGCTGCCATCAACGCGCTCAACGCATGA
- a CDS encoding ABC transporter permease: MIGLTVVATASGLALRNTARAARADVAGGVTVQIVHGAPRERDRQAQAALAVLKATPGIAEARLVPQQELDALVEPWLGTSAGDDVNALPVPALIDVRLAGSADPARVKALGQAVRRKAPAARIDAQASWLAPVFEAVHALQWLAGGLIALLAFATIATVLLASRNALGNHRSTIEIVHMLGGTDAQIARIFQRSMAVDAAAGGIGGLLLGVVVTGLLGRQFAALGSGMMAAGGLVWSDWIAICCIPICGVLLAVITARLTVLSALRRML, translated from the coding sequence ATGATCGGGCTGACTGTCGTTGCCACCGCCAGCGGCCTTGCCTTGCGCAACACCGCCCGGGCGGCGCGGGCCGATGTTGCCGGTGGCGTCACTGTCCAGATCGTCCACGGCGCCCCGCGTGAGAGGGACCGACAGGCCCAGGCTGCGCTGGCTGTGCTGAAGGCGACGCCGGGCATTGCCGAGGCGCGTCTCGTGCCCCAGCAGGAACTGGACGCTCTGGTCGAGCCATGGCTCGGCACCAGCGCGGGCGACGATGTGAACGCCCTGCCCGTGCCGGCGCTGATCGATGTTCGCCTCGCCGGAAGTGCCGATCCCGCAAGGGTCAAGGCCTTGGGGCAGGCGGTACGGCGCAAGGCACCGGCGGCGCGCATCGATGCGCAGGCCAGTTGGCTCGCCCCGGTGTTCGAGGCCGTCCACGCGCTGCAGTGGCTCGCCGGCGGCTTGATCGCACTGCTGGCCTTCGCCACGATCGCGACCGTGCTGCTCGCCTCGCGCAATGCGCTGGGCAACCACCGCAGCACGATCGAGATCGTCCACATGCTCGGCGGCACCGACGCGCAGATCGCCCGCATCTTCCAGCGCTCGATGGCGGTGGACGCAGCCGCAGGCGGGATCGGCGGGCTGCTTCTCGGCGTCGTCGTGACCGGGCTCCTCGGTCGCCAGTTCGCCGCGCTCGGTTCGGGCATGATGGCCGCCGGAGGCCTCGTCTGGAGCGACTGGATCGCAATCTGCTGCATCCCGATCTGCGGCGTTCTTCTCGCGGTCATCACCGCGCGCCTGACCGTGCTCAGCGCATTGCGGCGCATGCTGTGA
- the ftsE gene encoding cell division ATP-binding protein FtsE, with protein MSQPDDAEIVHFDNVGLRYGTGKEVLTDVSFTLYSGRFYFLTGASGAGKTSMLKLLYLAQRPSRGLIRMFGTDAITLPRERLPGFRRRLGVVFQDFRLVPHLSAFDNVALPLRVAGVPERDIIKPVSDMLEWVGLGDRSNARPATLSGGEQQRVAIARAVIGRPDMLVADEPTGNVDPEMAVKLLRLFEALNRLGTTVVVATHDVHLIRQVPESLIMRLDKGRLSDPTGALRYPPRRAAVPPRPDVLGA; from the coding sequence ATGAGCCAGCCAGACGACGCGGAGATTGTCCATTTCGACAACGTCGGCCTGCGCTATGGCACGGGCAAGGAAGTGCTGACCGATGTCAGCTTCACCCTCTATTCCGGGCGCTTCTACTTCCTCACCGGGGCTTCGGGCGCGGGCAAGACCAGCATGCTCAAGCTGCTATACCTCGCCCAGCGGCCTTCGCGCGGGCTGATCCGCATGTTCGGCACTGATGCGATCACTTTGCCACGCGAACGCCTGCCTGGCTTCCGCCGCCGCCTCGGCGTCGTGTTCCAGGACTTCCGCCTCGTCCCGCACCTCTCGGCCTTCGACAACGTCGCCCTGCCCTTGCGCGTGGCCGGCGTGCCTGAGCGGGACATCATCAAGCCCGTTTCCGACATGCTCGAATGGGTCGGCCTCGGCGATCGCAGCAATGCCCGTCCCGCCACGCTTTCAGGTGGCGAGCAGCAGCGCGTCGCCATCGCCCGCGCGGTGATCGGACGCCCCGACATGCTCGTGGCCGACGAGCCGACCGGTAACGTCGATCCCGAAATGGCGGTCAAGCTGCTGCGTCTGTTCGAGGCCTTGAACCGCCTCGGCACCACCGTCGTCGTCGCCACCCACGACGTGCACCTGATCCGGCAAGTGCCGGAATCGCTGATCATGCGGCTCGACAAGGGCCGCCTGTCCGACCCGACCGGAGCCCTGCGCTATCCGCCGCGCCGCGCTGCCGTCCCGCCGCGCCCGGACGTGCTGGGCGCATGA
- a CDS encoding prephenate/arogenate dehydrogenase family protein → MSDAPFRQVTIVGLGLLGGSIGHAVQAFLPGTRVVGWDADAGVRVQAGELGLAHRIAESAETAAQGSDLVIFCVPVGAMGAAARAIAPGLSQDALVSDVGSSKETVAAALAEALPGHHVIPAHPVAGTERSGPDAGFATLFRNRWCIVTPPADADPVLSARLVAFWEALGARVETMDAAHHDKVLAVTSHLPHLIAYTIVGTASDLEQVTQSEVIKYSAGGFRDFTRIAASDPTMWRDVFLSNKDAVLEMLQRFTEDLTELQKAIRKGDGGVLFEHFTRTRAIRRGIIEMGQDDARPDFGRSDHNGQKASAEQE, encoded by the coding sequence GTGAGCGACGCGCCGTTCCGGCAGGTCACGATCGTCGGGCTGGGTCTGCTCGGCGGGTCGATCGGCCATGCGGTGCAGGCGTTCTTGCCGGGCACCAGGGTGGTCGGCTGGGACGCCGATGCGGGCGTGCGGGTGCAGGCGGGCGAGCTTGGACTGGCGCATCGCATCGCCGAGAGTGCGGAGACGGCGGCGCAAGGGTCCGATCTGGTGATCTTCTGCGTGCCGGTGGGCGCGATGGGCGCGGCGGCGCGGGCGATTGCGCCGGGCCTGTCCCAGGATGCGCTGGTCAGCGATGTCGGTTCATCGAAGGAGACGGTCGCGGCGGCTCTGGCCGAGGCGCTGCCGGGGCATCACGTGATCCCGGCGCACCCGGTGGCGGGGACCGAGCGCAGCGGACCGGACGCCGGCTTCGCCACGCTGTTCCGCAACCGCTGGTGCATCGTCACGCCGCCTGCGGACGCAGACCCGGTGCTCTCGGCGCGGCTGGTGGCGTTCTGGGAGGCGCTGGGCGCGCGGGTCGAGACGATGGACGCCGCGCACCACGACAAGGTGCTGGCGGTGACCAGCCACCTCCCCCACCTGATCGCCTACACCATCGTCGGCACCGCATCGGACCTCGAACAGGTGACGCAGAGCGAGGTGATCAAGTATTCTGCCGGTGGCTTCCGCGACTTCACCCGCATCGCCGCATCGGACCCGACGATGTGGCGCGACGTGTTCCTTTCGAACAAGGACGCGGTGCTGGAAATGCTGCAGCGCTTCACCGAGGACCTGACCGAGTTGCAGAAGGCAATCCGCAAGGGCGATGGCGGCGTGCTGTTCGAGCACTTCACGCGCACCCGCGCAATCCGCCGCGGCATCATCGAAATGGGCCAGGACGATGCGCGGCCCGACTTCGGGCGCAGCGATCACAATGGGCAGAAGGCTTCAGCCGAACAGGAATAG
- a CDS encoding DUF3426 domain-containing protein: MGEAEPPTPPPLPHAARRKFVPVEEAAEQSPFEHQPPFRPRRNPTKLWTMAAVAFAVTIAALGGAAWYFGVPQWIPGVNQTFGAGPADLVRSFPPEKQDRRQLPNGTEYFGLSGTVTNTGKEVRALPEILIVLRDSNDKVVKTWPVPPPQAELAPGESVTINAAVTDVPKSAKVAEIGWKPD, translated from the coding sequence ATGGGCGAGGCCGAGCCGCCGACGCCCCCGCCTTTGCCCCATGCCGCGCGGCGCAAGTTCGTTCCGGTTGAGGAAGCGGCCGAGCAATCGCCGTTCGAGCACCAGCCGCCGTTCCGTCCGCGGCGCAATCCCACCAAGCTGTGGACCATGGCCGCCGTGGCCTTCGCTGTCACGATCGCGGCCCTCGGCGGGGCGGCGTGGTACTTTGGAGTGCCGCAGTGGATCCCGGGCGTGAACCAGACATTCGGCGCAGGCCCTGCCGATCTGGTCCGCTCCTTCCCGCCGGAAAAGCAGGATCGCCGCCAGTTGCCCAACGGGACCGAATACTTCGGGCTCAGCGGCACGGTGACCAATACCGGCAAGGAAGTGCGCGCCCTGCCCGAGATTCTGATCGTGCTGCGCGATTCGAACGACAAGGTGGTGAAGACCTGGCCGGTGCCGCCGCCTCAGGCCGAACTTGCGCCAGGCGAAAGCGTGACGATCAACGCTGCGGTCACCGACGTGCCCAAATCGGCAAAGGTCGCGGAAATCGGCTGGAAGCCTGATTGA
- a CDS encoding NRAMP family divalent metal transporter has protein sequence MSEPVTSEDGKRSLVEVLGPGLITGAADDDPSGIGTYSQVGAQFGYSLAWSMILALPLLVSIQAICARIGATTGCGIAHNLRRHYHPALLRMMVALLLVANVINLGADLGAMGAVLALLVPGPVHIYVLLFGVVSVLAEVLVSYERYARILKWTTLSLFSYIAVVLVADVDWSAALRGLTVPSFVLDRDHTMALVAIFGTTISPYLFFWQAGQEVEERHRRHAKPLCITPREAGPELRRIRNDTLTGMGFSNITALSIVMATAATLHASGMTEIQSAQQAATALRPIAGEFAFALFALGIIGTGLLAVPVLAGSAAYAVSETFRWTEGLDRRPREAKAFYAAIALATLGGVALNLIDIDPMKALYWAAVVNGLLAPPLMVVTMMIARNPRIMGRLAISRRLAVGGWLSTAAMWAVALLFLFG, from the coding sequence ATGAGCGAACCTGTGACGAGCGAGGACGGGAAGCGCTCGCTCGTCGAAGTGCTCGGCCCCGGCCTGATCACCGGCGCGGCAGACGACGATCCCTCCGGCATCGGCACCTATAGCCAGGTCGGCGCGCAGTTCGGCTATTCGCTGGCATGGTCGATGATCCTCGCCTTGCCTCTGCTCGTCTCGATCCAGGCGATCTGCGCGCGCATTGGCGCCACCACCGGGTGCGGCATCGCCCATAACCTGCGCCGCCACTATCACCCCGCATTGCTGCGCATGATGGTTGCGCTGCTGCTCGTCGCCAATGTCATCAACCTTGGTGCAGACCTTGGCGCGATGGGCGCGGTGCTGGCACTGCTCGTTCCGGGGCCAGTGCATATCTACGTGCTGCTGTTCGGCGTGGTGAGCGTACTGGCCGAAGTTCTGGTCTCCTACGAACGCTACGCCCGCATCCTCAAATGGACGACGCTCTCGCTGTTCTCCTACATCGCCGTGGTGCTGGTCGCCGATGTCGATTGGAGCGCGGCCCTGCGCGGCCTCACCGTCCCCAGCTTCGTGCTCGACCGGGACCACACCATGGCGCTGGTCGCCATCTTCGGGACCACGATCAGCCCCTACCTGTTCTTCTGGCAGGCGGGCCAGGAAGTGGAAGAGCGCCACCGCCGCCATGCCAAACCGCTGTGCATCACCCCGCGCGAGGCTGGGCCTGAACTGCGCCGCATTCGCAACGATACGCTTACCGGCATGGGCTTCTCGAACATCACGGCGCTGTCGATCGTCATGGCCACCGCCGCCACGCTCCACGCCAGCGGCATGACCGAGATCCAGTCGGCGCAACAGGCCGCTACTGCGCTGCGCCCCATTGCCGGCGAATTCGCTTTCGCCTTGTTCGCACTGGGCATCATCGGCACCGGGCTGCTCGCCGTGCCGGTCCTCGCCGGTTCTGCCGCCTACGCCGTCAGCGAAACCTTCCGCTGGACCGAAGGGCTTGACCGCCGCCCGCGTGAAGCCAAGGCCTTCTACGCAGCTATTGCGCTGGCAACACTCGGCGGCGTCGCGCTCAACCTGATCGACATCGATCCGATGAAGGCCCTCTACTGGGCTGCCGTGGTCAATGGGCTTCTCGCCCCGCCGCTGATGGTCGTGACGATGATGATCGCCCGCAACCCCCGCATCATGGGCCGCCTCGCCATCTCGCGCCGCCTCGCCGTCGGCGGCTGGCTCTCCACCGCCGCCATGTGGGCCGTCGCGCTGCTATTCCTGTTCGGCTGA